One bacterium genomic region harbors:
- a CDS encoding type IV pilus twitching motility protein PilT has translation MVNIDTLLRLMFERGASDLHITAGAPPMLRVDGVITPTEYEKLRPETTQQLIYSILTDEQKEKFEKDNELDVSFGVEGVGRVRMNVYQQRGAVAAALRNIPTSIRSFEDLKLPAVVQDIVKLPKGLVLVTGPTGSGKSTTLAAMLDWINTNQQHHIITIEDPIEYVHTHKSSIVNQREVGTDTHTFATALKYALRQDPDVILIGEMRDLETVNAALTIAETGHLVFATLHTVDAIQTINRIIDVFPAGQQQQIRAQSSFVLQAVLSQQLLPKAYGSGRCMGIEVLIPTAAVRNLIREEKIHQIYSSMQTGTEYGMQTMNQSLFELYQKQLVTYNEIFSRTLDPKELQRMIKGVI, from the coding sequence ATGGTAAATATCGACACATTGTTGAGGCTGATGTTCGAGCGGGGTGCGTCCGACCTTCATATCACTGCTGGAGCCCCCCCCATGCTCCGCGTGGATGGGGTCATTACTCCAACCGAATATGAAAAGTTGAGGCCCGAGACGACACAGCAACTCATCTATAGTATCCTCACCGATGAACAAAAGGAGAAATTCGAAAAAGATAACGAATTGGATGTTTCCTTCGGTGTGGAAGGCGTTGGACGTGTCCGTATGAACGTTTACCAGCAACGCGGGGCCGTTGCGGCCGCTCTTCGTAACATTCCTACCAGTATCCGTTCCTTCGAAGACCTTAAACTTCCTGCTGTGGTCCAGGACATCGTGAAGCTTCCCAAGGGACTGGTATTGGTAACAGGGCCAACGGGTTCAGGGAAGTCAACGACCTTGGCCGCCATGCTGGACTGGATCAATACAAACCAACAACACCATATCATCACCATCGAGGACCCGATCGAGTACGTACATACCCACAAGTCCTCCATTGTGAACCAGCGGGAAGTCGGGACCGATACCCACACTTTCGCCACGGCGCTCAAATATGCACTTCGTCAAGATCCTGACGTGATCCTCATCGGGGAAATGCGCGATCTGGAAACCGTCAATGCCGCCTTGACCATCGCCGAAACGGGCCATTTGGTCTTTGCAACCTTGCATACGGTCGACGCTATCCAAACCATTAACCGTATCATCGACGTTTTCCCGGCGGGACAACAACAGCAGATCCGGGCTCAGAGTTCATTCGTGCTTCAAGCCGTGCTTTCCCAGCAACTCCTGCCTAAAGCTTATGGATCCGGTCGTTGCATGGGCATTGAAGTTCTGATCCCCACGGCGGCTGTTCGTAACCTGATCCGCGAGGAAAAGATCCATCAGATATATTCATCCATGCAAACCGGAACCGAGTACGGGATGCAAACCATGAACCAATCCCTTTTCGAGCTCTACCAAAAGCAATTGGTGACCTATAACGAGATTTTTTCCAGAACCTTGGATCCCAAGGAACTTCAGCGGATGATCAAAGGTGTAATTTAG